AATAAACATAAATATTTGGCAATAAGAAAAACTGATGGCACTCTGGTAAAACCTTTGAATTTCATCAAAACTTTTATTAGCTTCATACTTAAGTTTGAAATGCAATAGATAAAATTTATACGTTTTTCCTCATCAGTATACGCCTTTAGTTTTCTAATTCAAGGGAAAAATTTAATAATTTCGTTATGCAAAGCATTTCATAATTTGGCAAAAGCATACCATTATGTTAATGAAATATATTTAAAATAATCAAATCATGGGAGGAATATCATGGATCAAGCTGCAGACATACTATTTTTTATACTATCGATAATAATAATTCTTTATCTTAAATAGTAATAATAGTTCAACTCGTTAAAAATATTAAGTTAAATAAGTAACTTACGATATTAAATTGTAAAAATTACAGTCAATTTCTAATTTAACAACAATCTATTCATTCACTGAGTTAACAAATAGATGACTATATTTATGTTATCGACAAATAAAAGCTACACAAACACTTATTTTAAGGTATAATAGAAGTAATTTAATTATTCTATTAGTTAACTGAGTTAATTAATAAGCAAAGGAGTTTATATGATTGAAAATAATTGGCCAAGCTATCATATTACTGCTTGGAAAAACTGGATAAATGATCCTAACGGTTTAGTTTATTATCAAGGAAAGTATCATGTTTTTTATCAACATCATCCATATGAACATAAATGGGGGCCAATGCATTGGGGACATGTAATCAGTGATGACTTATATCATTGGGAACACTTACCTATAGCATTATATCCTGATGAGAACGGTACCTGTTTTTCTGGTTCAGCAATAGTTGATCATGATAATGTAAGTGGTTTAGGAAAAGATGGTATTGCCCCACTTCTCTTATTCTACACAGCTGATCTTAATGGAGAATCCGAAAGTCAATGTATAGCGTATACTTTGGATGGGATAAACTTCGAGAAATACGAAGGCAATCCTATTTTAGAGCATAGTGAGTACAGAGATTTTCGTGATCCAAAAGTATTTTATTATGAACCAGATAATGCGTGGAAAATGATTATTTCAGTCTTTGATCACATTGAGATTTTTGAATCTACCAACTTACTTGACTGGAATTTAATTAACACATTTTCAACTGAATCTGTTATCAACGGAGTTTGGGAGTGTCCAGACCTCTTCCCTCTACAATTTAACGATGAGACTTACTGGGTATTAATACTGTCTGTTGGTCCAAAACCTGGAGAAGGCAGCACAAGAACTCAATATTTTATTGGTGATTTTGATGGTAAAAACTTCACACTATTAGAGTCTAGTAATAGCATTCGTTTTATTGATTCAGGTCTAGATAATTATGCTATAACAAGTTTCTCAGAGACAGAAGAAAGAATAATGATCACTTGGGCTCAAAATGGATATTATGCTCCTGCAACTCCAAAATATGGTTACTGCGGACAACTTAGTGCACCTAGACTGCCATTCTTATTCGAGGATATTTCAGGTAATTTAAGTCTTGGTTTCAGACCGGTCGACTTGCCTGAAACAATAAATTCAAGTGAATTAAAAACACATTCTTCAGAAGGCAAGATGTATGCTGAATTAAGTAATAAACCTTTATTAATTGAATTCGGTCTTGATTCAGATGCTAATTTCGAACTTGAATTGTATAATGATAGTGGTGAAACTCTTAGCTTCAGTAAAGAAGGTACTGAATTAATTTTAGATAGATCAAAAGCTTTAGGAAATATTGATCACGAGGCATTCCAAGAAGACTTTTTCAAGATTCATAAAGCCGAACAAAAACTAAATGAACCTAGCAATTATTTTATTTTCTTAGACAGCCATCTATTAGAGATATATGCTGAAAATGGTACAAATGTTTTCACAAGCACAATCTACCCAAAATCTCCACTTGATAAGGCTAAGATTTCAGAAAGTACAAAAGCTAAGTTCATTGAATTAGATACATTTAAACCTGCAATATCTGTTGAAAATTTAGCAAAAATGAATTTAAAAGAGGATGAGTAAGATGTCAAAAAAATATGATTTAATAACTTTAGGTGAGTTACTTATTGATTTTACAATATCAAATGAAATCAAAGAAAATGCAAACCCTGAAACTGAAATTTATGCAGCCAACCCTGGTGGTGCTCCTGCAAACGTAGTTGCCTGTGCTCAGAAACTAGGATTAAGCACAGCTTTTATAGGATCTGTGGGTGCTGATCATTTTGGTGAAGTTCTTATTAATACACTTCAAACAATAAATATTGATACTTTTTTAATACAAAAGACTGAAG
Above is a window of Fastidiosipila sanguinis DNA encoding:
- a CDS encoding glycoside hydrolase family 32 protein, encoding MIENNWPSYHITAWKNWINDPNGLVYYQGKYHVFYQHHPYEHKWGPMHWGHVISDDLYHWEHLPIALYPDENGTCFSGSAIVDHDNVSGLGKDGIAPLLLFYTADLNGESESQCIAYTLDGINFEKYEGNPILEHSEYRDFRDPKVFYYEPDNAWKMIISVFDHIEIFESTNLLDWNLINTFSTESVINGVWECPDLFPLQFNDETYWVLILSVGPKPGEGSTRTQYFIGDFDGKNFTLLESSNSIRFIDSGLDNYAITSFSETEERIMITWAQNGYYAPATPKYGYCGQLSAPRLPFLFEDISGNLSLGFRPVDLPETINSSELKTHSSEGKMYAELSNKPLLIEFGLDSDANFELELYNDSGETLSFSKEGTELILDRSKALGNIDHEAFQEDFFKIHKAEQKLNEPSNYFIFLDSHLLEIYAENGTNVFTSTIYPKSPLDKAKISESTKAKFIELDTFKPAISVENLAKMNLKEDE